Within the Bacillus pumilus genome, the region TATCTTCTTGTTTGTGTGTATTCATGCCTGCTTCCTCTCCTTCTTTATAAAAACGGTTCATGTATTAGTCTCCTTGAGGATCTAACCGATAAGCAATCAATTCAAAATCAGGTGTATACGTAAAAGTACCATGCAGAAGTCCTTTTCCCTTTAGCATGAAATCAAGAATATGGGAATCTCCTGGCGCCATCGGTAAATGCGGCACATCCTTTGCTTCATGCCACTTTAAAATGCCTTCCTCTGACTCTGTCACGTTTTTTCCAGTAAATGAATCTGCCATAAAGGTGAACATCATCCACTCTTGAACGATTTGATCGCCTTCTTTTATGATAAAGGTAAAAACACCTTTTAACTGAGGATTTAAAATATAAATTCCTGTTTCTTCTCTATACTCTCGAACGACTGAATCCTTGACCGATTCTCCGCTTTCCATTTTGCC harbors:
- a CDS encoding 8-oxo-dGTP diphosphatase, whose product is MQRVTNCVLHHEDQVLLLQKPRRGWWVAPGGKMESGESVKDSVVREYREETGIYILNPQLKGVFTFIIKEGDQIVQEWMMFTFMADSFTGKNVTESEEGILKWHEAKDVPHLPMAPGDSHILDFMLKGKGLLHGTFTYTPDFELIAYRLDPQGD